A window of Thermodesulfobacteriota bacterium genomic DNA:
TTAGCATCGTTATATACTCCTCAAACTTTGCATCTTCATCACCCAACAATGAGAGCTTCATGTATATCTTTTTTGATCTTGAAGTACTAAGAGCAGCTTTTTCTGCTGAGGGAAAAGGAGCCTGGTTCTTCCAACGCTCAGACAAGTTCGTCCAGTAACTGTTTTGTTCAATTACTAAACAACCTAGTTGGATAGCCCACACCAGAAGCTCATGACCATTCGATATAAGTGTATCAATTTTAGAACGTTCATACATATGAATATCAACATCTATAGGAGGATTATTTAAAGCGGGTTTTTTTGAATGATATATTATTAACAAATCTACATCCGCACTATATGGGACCTCCCGAATAGATGAACCAATTGCTACTATAGCATCAAGGTCTAACAGATTAAGAGCGTTATTAAAAAATTTTATACACCAATTCTTTGCATCTTGACTAGGCCATCGGCGTATACAGCCAGTATTTGGTTTTTTTCTCAACTGGAAATTTTGTTTTTGTTCCTGAAAACCCAACTTTTTACCATTCCTTTTGGTTTATTAAAGATTCTATTGCTTCAACGTAATCCTCTATTTGAATTACAATATCTTCAGGATCAAGCTCTGGCATTTCAACATCACCGTAGGCAATGGACTTTCGCGCATTGTTAAGTGTCCAGAGAAGATCACCTATATCTGACAAGCCTTTTTCTTTAGAAAGTCTTTCTGCAACTTTTGATTTGTCATAATGACTAGGTTTTATATTCCAACCAAGTTTTATCGCAGCGGCCTTTATCGCAGCTTCTAAACAATATAACCCATAATGTGATAGATCACCCCAATCAACTGGATCCCATGATGTCTGAACCGTTTCTAAATGCTTCTTGGCAAGTATAAGCAAATCCTCGGCGGTTTGTCTCTTCATAGTATCACCACCCGAAATATTTAAAGATCAGACATATACAATAATAAAACATAACGTCTCGGAAACAAAGCATTATTCTACAGAGATCAATATTCTTAATTAAACGGGTGAAAATTAGAACCTTAATATCAAATTGCCAGAAGTATCTCGCATGGCTTAACAACAATAGTCACAATGTTTAAATAGAAAAGACAGCTCAATCTATAACCCGTTCTCCACCGACCGAGAAGATTTAGCCAAATCCTTTAGCACGGCAGGATCTCCTTGAGAACGGTAAATCCAGAACTGGCACAAGATGACGGAGACCGAGCATACTACCGGGACATTAAAGCCGATGATGTACCAATCAGGCGGTGATTTTACCCATCCATACCCCACCCAGCTCAAAAACGCGAAGAAGAGCATAACCA
This region includes:
- a CDS encoding HEPN domain-containing protein, coding for MKRQTAEDLLILAKKHLETVQTSWDPVDWGDLSHYGLYCLEAAIKAAAIKLGWNIKPSHYDKSKVAERLSKEKGLSDIGDLLWTLNNARKSIAYGDVEMPELDPEDIVIQIEDYVEAIESLINQKEW